In Erigeron canadensis isolate Cc75 chromosome 6, C_canadensis_v1, whole genome shotgun sequence, the following are encoded in one genomic region:
- the LOC122604870 gene encoding G2/mitotic-specific cyclin-2-like, with amino-acid sequence MEVEVPSASEPPPKTEDVIRAVESKNGKSKTHTHTPFLRCPSRPPRISRLRRKVKVQFRIPNSRRNGGSGRQTFPINYNNNERKLDDYLRIRQPKVSIEKRKALVDWLFDMHCREFLEHMTALAAVDIFDRFLSEAQNVVSIEEVDYVAVAAMHIATKYHETQLFVTLSLDELIQCVNGGLPDPNGLHRYRGRVMEKRILDELGWKLEVPTVYTFIHRFLNAAIKNPLDLDPTLEEMLIFYAKLGIWNYQLMITYPLEMLAAAAIYAACAFTCNMSMWQDTVRDHTGFKDTQLLACSKRMLELHWVGHEDCNWWIPFNSNDDVHHAPN; translated from the exons ATGGAAGTAGAAGTTCCATCAGCATCCGAACCACCACCAAAAACAGAAGACGTCATTCGTGCTGTAGAATCCAAAAACGGAAAAAGTAAAACCCACACACACACTCCCTTCCTCCGCTGTCCAAGCCGTCCTCCTAGAATCAGCCGTCTCCGCAGGAAAGTTAAAGTTCAATTCCGTATCCCCAACAGCCGTCGTAATG GAGGGTCCGGCAGGCAAACATTCCCCATAAACTAT AATAATAATGAGAGAAAATTGGATGATTATTTGCGAATTCGGCAACCCAAAGTTAGCATAGAAAAGAGAAAAGCTTTGGTCGATTGGCTCTTCGACATGCACTGTCGGGAGTTTTTAGAGCACATGACAGCATTGGCTGCTGTCGACATATTTGACCGTTTTCTTTCAGAGGCTCAAAATGTTGTTTCCATAGAAGAAGTAGATTACGTAGCCGTGGCTGCAATGCACATTGCCACTAAATACCACGAAACTCAGCTCTTCGTAACTTTGTCACTCGATGAACTCATTCAATGTGTCAACGGAGGACTTCCCGATCCGAACGGCCTTCACCGTTATCGCGGCCGCGTTATGGAGAAACGCATTTTGGACGAGTTAGGATGGAAATTAGAGGTCCCTACAGTGTATACTTTCATCCATCGGTTTCTCAATGCGGCCATCAAAAACCCGCTAGATCTAGATCCCACT TTGGAAGAGATGTTGATTTTTTACGCCAAATTGGGGATATGGAACTATCAGCTGATGATAACGTATCCTCTAGAAATGTTGGCGGCTGCAGCGATATATGCGGCATGTGCGTTCACATGTAATATGAGTATGTGGCAAGACACGGTTCGGGATCACACTGGGTTCAAGGACACACAACTTTTGGCTTGTTCAAAGAGGATGCTGGAGCTTCATTGGGTTGGTCATGAGGATTGCAATTGGTGGATTcctttcaattcaaatgatgaCGTACACCATGCACCTAACTAA